A genome region from Cutaneotrichosporon cavernicola HIS019 DNA, chromosome: 5 includes the following:
- the sodB gene encoding uncharacterized protein (Destroys radicals which are normally produced within the cells and which are toxic to biological systems), protein MVALLRSVPRAAAPARRAFAVAAVRSKHTLPDLPYAYDALEPSISKTIMTLHHDKHHATYVNGLNAAEEKLAGLQASQDVKGQIALQAALKFNGGGHINHSLFWNNLAPTGSAETQVPTSGVLADQVKKDFGSFDKLIEEVNAKTAGIQGSGWGWLGYNPSSKVLEVVTTANQDPLLTHVPIIGIDIWEHAFYLDYQNVKPEYLKNIWKVVNWAEAEKRLAAAL, encoded by the exons ATGgtcgctctcctccgctccgtcccccgcgccgccgcccccgcgcgccgtgccttcgctgtcgccgccgtccgCAGCAAGCACACCCTCCCAGACCTCCCGTACGCTTACGAC GCCCTCGAGCCCTCGATCTCCAAGACGATCATGACTCTCCACCACGACAAGCACCACGCGACGTACGTCAACGGCCTCaacgctgccgaggagaagctcgccggcctccaGGCCAGCCAGGACGTCAAGGGCCAGATCGCCCTCCAGGCTGCTCTCAAGTTCAACGGCGGTGGCCACAT CAACCACTCG CTCTTCTGGAACAACCTCGCGCCCACCGGCTCGGCCGAGACCCAGGTGCCGACCTCgggcgtcctcgccgaccagGTCAAGAAGGACTTTGGCTCGTTTGACAagctcatcgaggaggTGAACGCCAAGACTGCAGGTATCCAGGGCtcgggctggggctggctCGGCTACAACCCCAGCTCCAAGGTTCTTGAGGTCGTCACTACGGCCAACCAGGACCCTCTGCTCACCCACGTCCCCATCATCGGCATCGACATCTGGGAGCACGCCTTCTACCTCGACTACCAGAACGTCAAGCCCGAGTACCTCAAGAACATCTGGAAGGTCGTCAACTGggccgaggctgagaaGCGTCTCGCAGCCGCCCTCTAG
- the ISY1 gene encoding uncharacterized protein (Isy1-like splicing family) → MARNSEKAQSMLYRFREQQAVDMGLGDRRAGERRPRVASSVSSLRECERWRGDIMREISRKVSKIQDSSLTNYEIRDLNDEINQLLKEKRHWESQIVGLGGANYKRANMAMVDNEGREVPGTRGYKYFGRARELPGVKEMFEKGAKAATEESARNASFQMFRNQGTDYYGDLDEMDPSLAGEEDAAARRDWEEASRAAAELLGVDAELPYPEPAAPPPLDGAGEGTKRKSPEPDEEVKEGKGKKRGKKGKKPPPPPPGGPSNPGAAQVALFMSVFDPRSLGAPEMPDTEGMGQILLERRKDKVREQYGV, encoded by the exons atggCGCGCAACTCGGAAAAGGCGCAGTCGATGCTCTACCGCTTCCGCGAGCAGCAGGCTGTCGACATGGGTCTCGGTGATCGGCGCGCAGGCGAGCGGCGCCCGCGCGTCGCCTCCAGcgtctcgagcttgcgAGAGTGTGAGCGTTGGCGCGGCGACATCATGCGCGAGATCAGCCGCAAGGTCTCCAAGATCCAAGATT cctcGCTGACAAACTACGAGATTCGCGACTTGAACGACGAGATCAACCagctgctcaaggagaagcggcACTGGGAGTCACAGATTgtcgggctcggcggcgcgaaTTACAAGCGCGCCAACATGGCCATGGTCGATAACGAGGGGCGTGAAGTGCCTGGTACTCGCGGGTACAAGTACTTTGGGCGGGCACGCGAGCTGCCTGGCGTCAAGGAGATGTTTGAGAAGGGCG CCAAGGCAGCGACAGAGGAGTCGGCGCGCAACGCCAGCTTCCAGATGTTCCGGAATCAGGGGACAGACTACTATGGCGACCTAGACGAGATGGATCCCTCCCTGGCCGGGGAAGAagacgccgccgcgaggagag attGGGAGGAAGCATCTCGTGCAGCCGCTGAGCTGTTGGGTGTCGATGCCGAACTGCCATATCCcgagcccgccgcgccaccacccctcgacggcgcgggAGAGGGGACGAAACGCAAGTCGCCCGAGCCGGATGAGGAGGTgaaggagggcaagggcaagaagcgggggaagaagggcaagaagccgcctccaccaccgcctGGAGGACCCAGCAATCCGGGTGCGGCCCAAGTCGCCTTGTTCATGAGCGTGTTTGATCCGCGGAGCTTGGGAGCGCCAGAGATGCCGGATACAGAGGGGATGGGGCAGATTCTGctcgagaggaggaaggataAGGTGCGCGAGCAGTATGGCGTGTAG
- the RPS14B gene encoding uncharacterized protein (Belongs to the universal ribosomal protein uS11 family), with the protein MPPKKQTQPKEAPVALGPQVAEGENVFGVAHIFASFNDTFVHVTDLSGKETISRVTGGMKVKADRDESSPYAAMLAAQDVAVKCKEVGITALHVKLRATGGTGTKQPGPGGQAALRALARAGMRIGRIEDVTPIPSDSTRRKGGRRGRRL; encoded by the exons ATGCCGCCCAAGAAGCAGACTCAGCCCAAGGAGGCCCCCGTTGCCCTCGGTCCCCAGGTCGCTGAGGGCGAGAACGTCTTCGGCGTCGCCCACATCTTCGCCTC gtTCAACGACACCTTCGTCCACGTCACCGACCTCTCGGGCAAGGAGACCATCTCGCGTGTCACCGGCGGCATGAAGGTCAAGGCTGACCGTGACGAGTCGTCGCCCTACGCTGCCATGCTTGCTGCCCAGGACGTCGCCGTCAAGTGCAAGGAGGTCGGCATCACCGCTCTCCACGTCAAGCTCCGCGCTACCGGCGGTACCGGCACCAAGCAGCCCGGCCCCGGTGGCCAGGCCGCTctccgcgccctcgcccgtgCCGGTATGCGCATCGGCCGCATCGAGGACGTCACCCCCATCCCGTCCGACTCGACCCGCCGCAAGGGTGGTCGCCGTGGTCGCCGCCTGTAA
- a CDS encoding uncharacterized protein (Domain of unknown function (DUF2828)), whose product MASTAETPLSHEWALPESLERLLALDATARADAIEELLKETHPNVLPVTTRASSTTLAQAPSAPFLDALHKAPDSNTWNNAPAFSSTDSALLDLFNELQDGARPVVLFGMLSKAWEEDADKTLRIIFHTRSIHEGKGLRVPFFNCVAWLWDNHPRTLLANLRLIVEPTCERARPKKKDAAKAEANNNVMTLDEDGEPEKEPGYPPRPHGSFDDLNDILVLAINGQLTTSYTGRLTAIDEALAPASSRNSFKAGRLSNDSMRKRRGFANAAREALKSAKIEQKAVAISERGAGRAVMTEPTDGGPSSNQETQETRKRKVVETESVSLKSKLARCGSKQMRDAVIAEHTDKGLADPKVQILMTEVVNIYTDFLKADLERLQAHNVYLERPEAERKGDGYGAPNTSPHLFGMTYAAKWAPTPGKSADKQLHIVSALAREFFPADNKARIRFQTEVLTPLRRVLDVPESQMVKGEWTINYSKVPARCMARNDTMFLEHDPRGFDKYLLAVAAGKRSISAASLVPHEVLKKSLDPKSSSAIISRVANLQWASLVDSIRSSVKGELSNCIAVADVSGSMGSVYYSYFSGGQVEPIWPCLALTLLMTELARPPWNGTFITFSSSPRIERVDNTLPVSERARNLSQADWGQSTNYAAVFDSILRVAKENKLAPEDMVKTVFVFSDMQFDESGHFGETEHRAVVRRFEEASYPMPELVYWNLQSAATKPVQADTPGCALVSGFSGALMKYFIRALGDGGDEEPGEDEGPEEDEDWDDLEDLKIVHDDEDSEGKKTKAEAKTKPAKEEKTPMDHLNATIAAKPFRGVVVVD is encoded by the exons ATGGCGTCCACCGCTGAGACTCCTCTCTCGCACGAGTGGGCCCTTCCCGAGTCGCTAGAGAGGCTCCTCGCTCTGGATgcgaccgcgcgcgccgacgccatcgaGGAGTTACTGAAGGAGACGCACCCCAACGTCCTTCCGGTCACCActcgcgcctcctcgactaCACTCGCCCAGGCTCCCTCTG cccccttcctcgacgcgctccacAAGGCTCCCGACTCCAACACATGGAACAACGCGCCTGCTTTCAGTTCCACGGACAGCGCCTTGCTTGACCTCTTCAACGAGCTCCAGGATGGCGCCCGTCCTGTGGTGTTGTTTGGGATGCTTTCTAAGGcttgggaggaggatgcggaCAA GACATTGCGGATCATCTTCCACACCCGCTCGATTCACGAGGGTAAGGGCCTCCGCGTCCCCTTCTTCAACTGCGTCGCATGGCTCTGGGACAATCACCCGCGTACCCTCCTTGCCAA CCTCCGCCTGATCGTGGAACCCACatgcgagcgcgcgcgccccaagaagaaggacgccGCCAAAGCGGAAGCCAACAACAACGTGATGACcctcgatgaggacggcgagccGGAGAAGGAGCCGGGGTATCCTCCCCGGCCCCATGGCAGTTTCGACGA cctcAATGACATCCTGGTCCTTGCGATAAACGGCCAGCTCACCACGTCATACACTGGCAGGTTGAccgccatcgacgaggcccTCGCTCCCGCCTCCAGCCGGAATTCTTTCAAGGCTGGCCGTCTGAGCAATGATAGCATGCGCAAGCGCCGGGGCTTCGCCAACGCGGCACGGGAAGCTCTCAAGAGCGCCAAAATCGAACAGAAAGCCGTGGCGATCTCTGAGCGAGGTGCGGGGAGAGCCGTGATGACGGAGCCGACTGACGGGGGCCCGTCGTCCAACCAGGAGACACAGGAGACCAGGAAGCGCAAGGTTGTCGAGACCGAGAGCGTATCTCTCAAGTCCAAGCTGGCGCGCTGTGGTTCAA AGCAGATGCGCGACGCGGTCATCGCCGAGCACACCGATAAGGGCCTCGCCGACCCCAAGGTCCAGATCCTCATGACCGAGGTCGTGAACATTTACACCGacttcctcaaggccgacctcgagcgtctccaGGCCCATAATGTCTACCTTGAGCGTCCAGAAGCTGagcgcaagggcgacgGGTACGGTGCTCCCAACACGTCCCCTCACCTCTTCGGCATGACGTACGCCGCCAAGTGGGCTCCGACTCCTGGCAAGAGTGCCGACAAGCAGCTGCACATTGTCTCGGCTCTCGCCCGCGAGTTTTTCCCGGCGGACAACAAGGCCCGCATTCGTTTCCAGACCGAGGtcctcactcctctccgccgcgTCCTTGACGTTCCCGAGAGCCAGATGGTTAAGGGCGAGTGGACCATCAACTACTCCAAGGTTCCTGCCCGCTGCATGGCAAGGAACGACACCATgttcctcgagcacgaccCCAGGGGCTTTGACAAGtatctcctcgccgtcgccgctggCAAGAGGTCGATTTCGGCTGCTTCTCTGGTCCCTCACGAGGTCCTGAAGAAATCACTCGATCCGAAATCATCATCAGCCATCATCAGCCGCGTCGCTAACCTCCAATGGGCATCGCTCGTCGACTCGATCCGCTCGAGTgtcaagggcgagctgTCCAACTgcatcgccgtcgccgacgtctCGGGGTCAATGGGATCAGTCTACTACTCTTACTTCTCTGGTGGCCAAGTGGAACCCATCTGGCCCTgtctcgccctcacgcTGCTCATGACCGAGCTCGCCCGACCGCCCTGGAACGGTACTTTCATCACcttctcatcctcacctCGTATCGAGCGTGTTGACAACACGCTCCCGGTCTCGGAGCGTGCGCGCAACCTCTCCCAGGCGGACTGGGGACAGTCGACTAACTATGCGGCGGTGTTCGATAGCATCCTGCGCGTTGCCAAGGAGAACAAGCTCGCACCGGAGGACATGGTCAAGACGGTCTTTGTCTTCTCGGACATGCAGTTCGACGAGAGCGGGCACTTTGGCGAGACCGAGCACCGAGCGGTTGTCCGCCGCTTCGAGGAGGCCAGCTACCCCATGCCGGAGCTTGTCTACTGGAACCTCCAGAGTGCAGCAACCAAGCCTGTGCAGGCCGATACGCCCGGTTGTGCTCTCGTGTCAGGCTTCAGTGGCGCGCTCATGAAGTACTTCATCCGTGCGCTgggtgacggcggcgacgaggaacctggggaggatgagggcccggaggaggacgaggactgggacgacctcgaggatctGAAGATCGtgcacgacgacgaggataGCGAAGGGAAGaagaccaaggccgaggcgaaGACGAAGccggccaaggaggagaagacgcCTATGGACCACCTCAACGCGACCATTGCGGCCAAGCCGTTCCGTGGCGTCGTGGTGGTTGACTGA